The proteins below come from a single Mus musculus strain C57BL/6J chromosome 5, GRCm38.p6 C57BL/6J genomic window:
- the Gm17019 gene encoding spermatogenesis associated glutamate (E)-rich protein 4-like isoform X1 — MALFARLCRLFQRANVDGRDTREGRKDADLPSERNEGRRRWTWRMWMALRQTSSPVPVISKKQFEKEEKKLIKEIQLTTEETNELRDRLIYVTEGSMNKRQNPLYEKLKLKEKEIMTFLHNLEMENMEAQENKQELKKETHFYRNLHSRLLMEENLIKKKSMTLQQESKEVQADWAIIHQRLVELNLSVKDEQENSNLETPEYQVSEAARELGLATAEEDSILQNELPGQEAPAEHHLQHPQSSSDESSSI; from the exons ATGGCCTTGTTTGCCCGACTCTGCAGACTTTTTCAGAGAGCCAATGTGGATGGGAGAGATaccagagaggggaggaaggatgctGACCTTCCATCTGAGAGGAATGAAGGACGAAGGAGGTGGACTTGGCGAATGTGGA TGGCTCTCAGACAGACATCATCCCCTGTACCTGTCATAAGCAAGAAGCAgtttgagaaggaagagaaaaagctgATCAAAGAGATCCAGCTCACTACCGAGGAGACAAATGAGCTGAGAGATCGCCTGATCTACGTGACCGAGGGATCCATGAACAAGAG gcaaaatcccctttATGAAAAATTGAAGTTAAAGGAGAAGGAGATCATGACATTTCTGCACAACTTAGAGATGGAGAACATGGAGGCCCAAGAGAACAAGCAGGAGCTCAAGAAGGAGACACATTTCTATCG TAACCTGCACAGCCGGCTCCTGATGGAGGAGAATCTTATAAAGAAGAAGTCGATGACATTGCAGCAGGAGAGCAAGGAAGTACAGGCTGATTGGGCCATCATTCACCAACGTTTggtggaattgaacctgagtgtAAAAGACGAACAGGAGAACAGCAATCTTGAGACTCCAGAATATCAG GTCTCAGAAGCTGCAAGAGAGCTGGGATTGGCCACAGCTGAAGAAGACAGCATCCTGCAGAATGAGTTGCCAGGCCAGGAGGCCCCTGCTGAGCaccatctccagcacccacaatcTTCCTCGGATGAATCTTCTTCCATATAA
- the Gm17019 gene encoding spermatogenesis associated glutamate (E)-rich protein 4-like — translation MALFARLCRLFQRANVDGRDTREGRKDADLPSERNEGRRRWTWRMWMALRQTSSPVPVISKKQFEKEEKKLIKEIQLTTEETNELRDRLIYVTEGSMNKRPYHRQNPLYEKLKLKEKEIMTFLHNLEMENMEAQENKQELKKETHFYRNLHSRLLMEENLIKKKSMTLQQESKEVQADWAIIHQRLVELNLSVKDEQENSNLETPEYQVSEAARELGLATAEEDSILQNELPGQEAPAEHHLQHPQSSSDESSSI, via the exons ATGGCCTTGTTTGCCCGACTCTGCAGACTTTTTCAGAGAGCCAATGTGGATGGGAGAGATaccagagaggggaggaaggatgctGACCTTCCATCTGAGAGGAATGAAGGACGAAGGAGGTGGACTTGGCGAATGTGGA TGGCTCTCAGACAGACATCATCCCCTGTACCTGTCATAAGCAAGAAGCAgtttgagaaggaagagaaaaagctgATCAAAGAGATCCAGCTCACTACCGAGGAGACAAATGAGCTGAGAGATCGCCTGATCTACGTGACCGAGGGATCCATGAACAAGAG GCCCtaccacaggcaaaatcccctttATGAAAAATTGAAGTTAAAGGAGAAGGAGATCATGACATTTCTGCACAACTTAGAGATGGAGAACATGGAGGCCCAAGAGAACAAGCAGGAGCTCAAGAAGGAGACACATTTCTATCG TAACCTGCACAGCCGGCTCCTGATGGAGGAGAATCTTATAAAGAAGAAGTCGATGACATTGCAGCAGGAGAGCAAGGAAGTACAGGCTGATTGGGCCATCATTCACCAACGTTTggtggaattgaacctgagtgtAAAAGACGAACAGGAGAACAGCAATCTTGAGACTCCAGAATATCAG GTCTCAGAAGCTGCAAGAGAGCTGGGATTGGCCACAGCTGAAGAAGACAGCATCCTGCAGAATGAGTTGCCAGGCCAGGAGGCCCCTGCTGAGCaccatctccagcacccacaatcTTCCTCGGATGAATCTTCTTCCATATAA
- the Gm17019 gene encoding spermatogenesis associated glutamate (E)-rich protein 4-like isoform X2 has protein sequence MALFARLCRLFQRANVDGRDTREGRKDADLPSERNEGRRRWTWRMWMALRQTSSPVPVISKKQFEKEEKKLIKEIQLTTEETNELRDRLIYVTEGSMNKSNLHSRLLMEENLIKKKSMTLQQESKEVQADWAIIHQRLVELNLSVKDEQENSNLETPEYQVSEAARELGLATAEEDSILQNELPGQEAPAEHHLQHPQSSSDESSSI, from the exons ATGGCCTTGTTTGCCCGACTCTGCAGACTTTTTCAGAGAGCCAATGTGGATGGGAGAGATaccagagaggggaggaaggatgctGACCTTCCATCTGAGAGGAATGAAGGACGAAGGAGGTGGACTTGGCGAATGTGGA TGGCTCTCAGACAGACATCATCCCCTGTACCTGTCATAAGCAAGAAGCAgtttgagaaggaagagaaaaagctgATCAAAGAGATCCAGCTCACTACCGAGGAGACAAATGAGCTGAGAGATCGCCTGATCTACGTGACCGAGGGATCCATGAACAAGAG TAACCTGCACAGCCGGCTCCTGATGGAGGAGAATCTTATAAAGAAGAAGTCGATGACATTGCAGCAGGAGAGCAAGGAAGTACAGGCTGATTGGGCCATCATTCACCAACGTTTggtggaattgaacctgagtgtAAAAGACGAACAGGAGAACAGCAATCTTGAGACTCCAGAATATCAG GTCTCAGAAGCTGCAAGAGAGCTGGGATTGGCCACAGCTGAAGAAGACAGCATCCTGCAGAATGAGTTGCCAGGCCAGGAGGCCCCTGCTGAGCaccatctccagcacccacaatcTTCCTCGGATGAATCTTCTTCCATATAA
- the Gm17019 gene encoding spermatogenesis associated glutamate (E)-rich protein 4-like isoform X3 has translation MESYLPGARPYHRQNPLYEKLKLKEKEIMTFLHNLEMENMEAQENKQELKKETHFYRNLHSRLLMEENLIKKKSMTLQQESKEVQADWAIIHQRLVELNLSVKDEQENSNLETPEYQVSEAARELGLATAEEDSILQNELPGQEAPAEHHLQHPQSSSDESSSI, from the exons ATGGAGTCCTATCTTCCTGGGGCAAGGCCCtaccacaggcaaaatcccctttATGAAAAATTGAAGTTAAAGGAGAAGGAGATCATGACATTTCTGCACAACTTAGAGATGGAGAACATGGAGGCCCAAGAGAACAAGCAGGAGCTCAAGAAGGAGACACATTTCTATCG TAACCTGCACAGCCGGCTCCTGATGGAGGAGAATCTTATAAAGAAGAAGTCGATGACATTGCAGCAGGAGAGCAAGGAAGTACAGGCTGATTGGGCCATCATTCACCAACGTTTggtggaattgaacctgagtgtAAAAGACGAACAGGAGAACAGCAATCTTGAGACTCCAGAATATCAG GTCTCAGAAGCTGCAAGAGAGCTGGGATTGGCCACAGCTGAAGAAGACAGCATCCTGCAGAATGAGTTGCCAGGCCAGGAGGCCCCTGCTGAGCaccatctccagcacccacaatcTTCCTCGGATGAATCTTCTTCCATATAA